In the genome of Hyphobacterium sp. CCMP332, one region contains:
- the era gene encoding GTPase Era: MSEHKAGFVNIIGKPNAGKSTLMNHFLGEKISIITPKAQTTRHRIMGILNSDDFQIVYSDTPGIIDPAYQLQKNMMKFVESSLEDADIVLFLVDIRDEPKTYNFLHKIKRLEMPVYLLLNKIDLVDSEKLKVQKEIWEKEVEANAYFEISAKQGINTDSLLQKIKNELPEHPPYFPKDEFTDKPERFFVSEIIREKIFKLYKKEIPYSCEVIVDEFINEAKILHLSVSILVERTSQRIIMIGKGGSMLKKVGIESRKDLEAFFGKQVFLQTYVKVEKDWRKNKSKLERLGYN, encoded by the coding sequence TTGTCAGAACATAAAGCAGGATTTGTAAATATTATCGGAAAACCCAACGCGGGGAAATCCACTCTTATGAATCATTTCCTCGGAGAAAAAATTTCTATCATCACTCCAAAGGCACAAACCACTCGCCATAGAATAATGGGAATTCTCAATTCTGATGATTTTCAAATCGTCTATTCGGATACCCCGGGTATTATTGATCCGGCCTACCAGCTTCAAAAAAACATGATGAAGTTTGTGGAGTCTTCGCTTGAAGATGCAGATATCGTATTATTTCTTGTGGATATCCGTGACGAACCGAAGACCTATAATTTCCTGCATAAAATTAAAAGATTGGAAATGCCAGTTTATCTGCTTCTGAATAAAATTGATTTAGTGGATTCTGAAAAACTTAAAGTCCAAAAGGAAATATGGGAAAAAGAGGTAGAGGCAAATGCATATTTTGAGATTTCTGCTAAACAAGGGATCAACACCGATTCTCTCCTGCAAAAAATTAAGAATGAATTACCGGAGCATCCTCCGTATTTTCCAAAAGATGAGTTTACCGATAAACCCGAACGTTTTTTTGTGTCTGAAATAATAAGGGAAAAAATATTCAAACTCTATAAAAAGGAAATTCCTTATTCATGTGAGGTAATTGTAGATGAATTTATCAATGAGGCTAAAATTTTACATCTCAGCGTCTCAATTTTAGTTGAAAGAACATCGCAGAGAATTATTATGATCGGAAAAGGCGGATCCATGCTAAAAAAAGTAGGAATAGAATCGCGAAAAGATCTTGAAGCTTTTTTTGGCAAACAGGTGTTTCTACAGACCTATGTGAAAGTGGAAAAAGACTGGAGAAAAAATAAAAGTAAACTGGAAAGATTGGGTTATAATTAA